Proteins from a genomic interval of Caulobacter sp. SL161:
- a CDS encoding TlyA family RNA methyltransferase, which produces MARKRIDQLLVDRGVFDSRAKARAAIEAGRVSVAGRVVAKPSESIDEDAEIAAEAAHPWVGRGALKLVHALDTWPIAVEGRVAIDVGASTGGFTEVLLSRGAAFVFAVDVGRDQLHPSLRASDRVADLSGVDARSLDDDRIAQPPGLIVSDVSFISLTKALPAALDLATRGAELVALIKPQFEAGREHVGKGGLVKDPEVIARVEQQIVDFLEAVGWSVNGLAESPITGGEGQVERLVWATKR; this is translated from the coding sequence TTGGCCAGAAAGCGTATCGACCAGCTGCTTGTCGACCGGGGCGTCTTCGACAGCCGCGCCAAGGCGCGCGCGGCGATCGAGGCGGGTCGTGTGTCGGTGGCGGGACGGGTTGTCGCCAAGCCGTCAGAGTCCATCGATGAGGACGCCGAGATCGCCGCCGAGGCCGCCCATCCCTGGGTGGGGCGTGGCGCGCTGAAGCTGGTCCATGCGCTTGATACGTGGCCCATTGCTGTCGAAGGACGGGTCGCCATTGACGTTGGCGCTTCGACGGGAGGCTTTACCGAGGTGCTCTTGTCGCGGGGAGCCGCATTCGTGTTCGCGGTCGATGTCGGACGCGATCAACTGCACCCCAGTCTCAGGGCCAGTGACAGGGTGGCGGATCTTTCGGGAGTGGACGCGCGGAGTCTCGATGACGATCGGATCGCCCAACCGCCGGGCTTGATCGTCAGCGACGTCAGTTTCATCTCGCTCACCAAGGCTCTGCCGGCGGCGCTCGATCTGGCGACTCGGGGCGCTGAATTGGTTGCGCTCATCAAGCCCCAGTTCGAGGCGGGGCGCGAGCACGTCGGCAAGGGCGGGCTGGTGAAGGACCCCGAGGTGATCGCGCGCGTCGAGCAGCAGATCGTCGACTTTCTCGAGGCGGTGGGCTGGTCGGTGAACGGCCTAGCCGAAAGTCCGATCACGGGGGGAGAAGGGCAGGTCGAGCGACTGGTCTGGGCGACCAAGCGCTGA
- a CDS encoding class I SAM-dependent RNA methyltransferase yields MQDLTINAVGAQGDGLARTADGKPAFVPLTLPGEVVRAKMDGARGEVVEILAASQERVSPVCRHYGVCGGCALQHWAAEPYRAWKAEQVRLQLSMEGLETEILPTFAAPASSRRRVALHARKGGKGQGVRLGFKERRSWNLVSIEECPVTDPRLVAALPALARLAEPFLEHPKSAPTLHVTLTATGLDIDITGVERKSGGLSADARMRAAMAAGEGDFARVTLAGETIYGARQPLVKLGQAVVALPPGSFLQAVPAAEKAMVELALAEAQGASRVADLYCGVGTFTFPLAEVAQVYAAEMSAPAITALKAAIGGAPGLKPITAEARDLIRRPMLSAELAKTDVVVIDPPRAGAAEQTAEIAKSKVAKVVGVSCNPQTFAKDARVLVDAGFKLVRVTPVDQFVWSPHIELVGVFTR; encoded by the coding sequence ATGCAAGATTTGACGATCAACGCCGTCGGCGCCCAGGGCGACGGCCTCGCGCGCACCGCCGACGGCAAGCCGGCCTTTGTTCCCCTGACCCTGCCGGGCGAGGTGGTCCGCGCCAAGATGGATGGCGCGCGGGGCGAGGTCGTCGAGATCCTGGCGGCAAGCCAAGAACGGGTTTCGCCGGTGTGCCGCCACTACGGGGTCTGCGGCGGTTGCGCGCTACAGCACTGGGCGGCCGAGCCCTATCGCGCCTGGAAGGCCGAACAGGTTCGGTTGCAGCTGTCGATGGAAGGTTTGGAGACCGAGATCCTGCCGACCTTCGCCGCGCCGGCGTCGTCGCGTCGTCGCGTCGCGCTGCACGCGCGCAAAGGCGGCAAGGGGCAGGGCGTGCGCTTGGGGTTCAAGGAGCGACGCTCGTGGAACCTCGTGTCGATCGAAGAGTGTCCCGTCACCGATCCGCGTCTCGTGGCGGCGCTGCCGGCCCTGGCGCGTTTGGCTGAACCCTTCCTGGAGCATCCGAAGTCGGCGCCGACCCTCCATGTCACGCTCACCGCCACGGGCCTCGACATCGACATCACCGGCGTCGAGCGGAAGAGTGGTGGGCTGTCGGCCGACGCCCGGATGCGCGCGGCCATGGCGGCGGGCGAGGGCGACTTCGCGCGGGTCACCCTGGCCGGTGAAACGATCTACGGCGCGCGCCAGCCCTTGGTGAAGCTTGGGCAGGCTGTGGTCGCCCTGCCGCCCGGAAGCTTTTTGCAGGCCGTTCCGGCCGCCGAGAAGGCGATGGTCGAGCTGGCGTTGGCCGAGGCCCAGGGCGCGAGCCGCGTTGCGGATCTCTACTGCGGCGTCGGCACCTTCACCTTCCCGCTGGCCGAGGTGGCCCAGGTGTACGCCGCGGAGATGAGCGCGCCGGCCATCACGGCGCTGAAGGCGGCGATCGGCGGGGCGCCGGGGCTCAAGCCGATCACCGCCGAGGCCCGCGACCTCATCCGCCGTCCCATGCTCAGCGCCGAACTGGCCAAGACCGATGTCGTGGTCATCGACCCGCCGAGGGCCGGGGCGGCCGAACAGACGGCGGAGATCGCCAAGTCCAAGGTCGCCAAGGTGGTGGGGGTTTCGTGCAATCCACAGACCTTCGCCAAGGACGCACGGGTGCTGGTCGACGCCGGCTTCAAGCTTGTGAGGGTGACGCCGGTGGACCAGTTCGTCTGGTCGCCGCATATTGAACTGGTCGGAGTCTTCACCCGGTAG
- a CDS encoding class I SAM-dependent methyltransferase: MDQSTRARTRTAFAIDAVGQGAKAAVKAVWWTATGGLARSLTRPTEGPQARRFTPAAPPPVPSSLRRAYLEAFEKDARDVAAGLYPAIEDGPIRPSAALREAADFLVDAFEVDQRRRRGDGAEVRNAADPSVYPNYYRQNFHYQSGGWFTAESAGRYDAQVEALFSGTAGAMRRRGLSLLARHWRGRDHRDAKILDVACGSGAFLKDLSATFPRAALAGLDLSEAYLAKARKRTAVGGVKAKAETLPFGDATLDAVTCVYLFHELPPRVRPVVAASLARVLKPGGVLVLVDSVQPADTPDLARLLEAFPVYFHEPYYSSYAETNLEALFAEAGLRLLDQDCAFLTKAMLFVKPGG; this comes from the coding sequence ATGGATCAGTCCACCCGCGCACGCACGCGCACGGCCTTTGCGATCGACGCGGTCGGCCAGGGCGCCAAGGCGGCGGTCAAGGCCGTATGGTGGACAGCGACGGGCGGTCTGGCGCGCTCGCTGACGCGGCCCACTGAGGGGCCGCAGGCGCGGCGATTCACGCCGGCTGCGCCGCCGCCTGTGCCCAGCAGCCTGCGCCGCGCCTATCTGGAAGCCTTTGAGAAGGACGCCCGCGACGTGGCCGCCGGGCTCTATCCGGCGATCGAAGACGGACCGATCCGTCCGTCCGCGGCGCTGCGCGAGGCGGCGGATTTTCTGGTCGACGCCTTCGAGGTCGACCAGCGTCGCCGCCGAGGCGACGGCGCGGAGGTGCGCAACGCGGCGGATCCCTCTGTCTATCCAAACTATTATCGCCAGAACTTCCATTACCAGTCGGGAGGCTGGTTCACCGCCGAGAGCGCCGGGCGCTACGACGCCCAGGTCGAGGCGTTGTTCTCAGGCACAGCGGGGGCCATGCGCCGGCGGGGCCTTTCGCTGCTGGCGCGACACTGGCGCGGGCGCGATCATCGCGACGCCAAGATCCTGGACGTGGCCTGTGGTTCCGGCGCTTTTCTCAAGGATTTGAGCGCCACCTTCCCGCGCGCGGCGCTGGCGGGGCTCGACCTTTCCGAGGCTTACCTTGCCAAGGCGCGCAAGCGGACGGCGGTCGGCGGCGTCAAAGCCAAGGCCGAGACGCTGCCGTTCGGCGACGCCACCCTGGACGCCGTGACGTGCGTCTATCTCTTCCACGAGCTGCCGCCGCGGGTTCGTCCCGTCGTGGCCGCCAGTCTGGCGCGGGTGCTCAAGCCCGGCGGCGTGCTGGTGCTGGTCGACTCGGTGCAGCCCGCCGACACGCCCGACCTCGCGCGGCTGCTGGAGGCGTTCCCCGTCTACTTCCATGAGCCCTATTACAGCAGCTACGCCGAGACCAATCTGGAAGCGCTCTTCGCCGAGGCTGGTTTGCGGCTGCTCGACCAGGATTGCGCCTTCCTCACCAAGGCGATGCTGTTTGTGAAGCCGGGTGGCTGA
- a CDS encoding acyltransferase family protein: protein MGLQGHQAGRRYEALDGLRGIAAIGVLLYHVGSWTGRPWLVPHGYLAVDFFFCLSGFVLAHAYGRRDISWLGFMRQRLVRLWPLIALTMLGGAFVIIQHRENVPGWLALGLLMIPRVWIDETGFSPLFPLNPPAWSLFFELAAGAAWFPLRRLGVLGHVLLVVLLLPVMLYVAHGMGGVLTGWDRGTFVISFLRTIFAFLLGWGCYRMQAFVTWTAPVWLLALLLGALVCAPWTPLNWLYDFVCVSVVFPLMVLAGRRDPDGLAAQVCRAAGAISYPLYALHWLGWELLLRAYRAMGGEGYPAGFAIPAVLLIVLGSWVVLKVYDEPVRRRLRAVGT from the coding sequence TTGGGTTTGCAGGGTCACCAGGCGGGGCGACGGTACGAGGCCCTGGACGGCTTGCGCGGCATCGCCGCCATAGGGGTCTTGCTCTACCATGTCGGCAGTTGGACGGGCCGTCCCTGGCTGGTGCCGCACGGCTACCTGGCCGTCGACTTCTTCTTCTGCCTGTCCGGCTTCGTCCTCGCCCACGCCTATGGCCGACGCGACATCAGCTGGCTGGGCTTCATGCGTCAGCGCCTGGTGCGGCTGTGGCCGCTGATCGCCCTGACCATGCTGGGCGGGGCCTTCGTGATCATCCAGCACCGCGAGAACGTGCCGGGCTGGTTGGCCCTGGGCCTGCTGATGATCCCTCGTGTCTGGATCGACGAGACCGGATTCTCACCGCTCTTTCCCCTGAATCCGCCCGCTTGGTCGCTGTTCTTCGAGCTGGCGGCCGGCGCGGCCTGGTTCCCACTGCGCCGGTTGGGTGTGCTGGGACACGTCCTGCTGGTCGTGCTGCTCCTGCCAGTGATGCTGTATGTGGCCCACGGCATGGGCGGGGTCCTGACCGGCTGGGATAGGGGCACCTTCGTCATCAGCTTCTTGCGCACGATCTTCGCCTTTCTGCTGGGCTGGGGCTGCTACCGCATGCAGGCCTTCGTCACCTGGACAGCGCCGGTCTGGTTGCTGGCGCTCCTTCTGGGCGCGTTGGTCTGCGCGCCCTGGACGCCGCTCAACTGGCTCTACGACTTCGTCTGCGTCAGCGTCGTGTTTCCGCTGATGGTTCTGGCGGGGCGTCGCGATCCTGACGGCCTCGCGGCCCAGGTCTGCCGGGCGGCGGGGGCGATCTCCTATCCGCTCTATGCACTGCACTGGCTCGGCTGGGAGCTGTTGCTGCGGGCGTACCGCGCCATGGGCGGCGAAGGCTATCCCGCCGGCTTCGCGATCCCGGCGGTGCTGCTGATCGTCCTCGGGTCGTGGGTGGTGCTCAAGGTCTATGACGAGCCCGTCCGTCGTCGCCTTCGCGCCGTCGGGACCTGA